From a region of the Ovis aries strain OAR_USU_Benz2616 breed Rambouillet chromosome 2, ARS-UI_Ramb_v3.0, whole genome shotgun sequence genome:
- the ESCO2 gene encoding N-acetyltransferase ESCO2, which produces MHLGKASIKEPGAAARGSGRRGFHQGRSFSLARAGDSWRPPPERRGKRWCTTNRRACPWIRWEAANRNAAVFAWTGAREFEHSGGPRARLRRGRLSEVLPGVRMSTLTPTKRKQCSLNRDIPLSDIPSKKLILDFTENVFPLPNKKHICQTSDKNEGKIHCSQQGHLISSPLKMTENRLPSANQGSPFKSAVSAVSFYNKDKWYLNPLERKLIKESRSIGLKTNNEDKTYSYMTEKMQGKPVCSKKMNKKPQKSLTAKCQVGYKCIKPVSKNSKNSKQYRVTYKPTVQNNCYSAENNLNAPRVLSQKVKPQVTLQGGAAFFVSRKKPSLRKSSLKDKPLLGLTQKNKSEVTEESDGETVTERSFETRQAPKCVLVEKELNVELLSERSKSEDKLIKDASDGVISSRECKTDENKSCPSEESFSKNKTVSPESIVYPIFTMSSVNTKRSLVEEQSSVGSTTSTNFLKQINIQKSTNTRDSNKETKDQLIIDAGQKHFGATMCKSCGMIYAASNPEDELQHVQHHHRFVEGIKYTGWKKERVVAEFWDGKIVLVLPRDPSYAIRKVEDVQELVDNELGFQQVVPKYPNKTKTLLFISDEKKVVGCLIAEPIKQAFRVMSEPTGPETPSSKECQRAWQCSDVPEPAVCGISRIWVFRLKRRKRIARRLVDTLRNCFMFGCFLSTNEIAFSDPTPDGKLFATKYCNTPNFLVYNFNS; this is translated from the exons ATGCACCTAGGTAAGGCCTCAATAAAGGAGCCCGGCGCTGCCGCAAGGGGTTCTGGAAGACGTGGTTTCCACCAGGGGAGAAGTTTCAGCCTTGCAAGGGCGGGAGACTCTTGGAGACCACCTCCTGAGAGGCGGGGCAAGCGCTGGTGCACAACCAATCGTCGAGCCTGCCCTTGGATACGCTGGGAAGCGGCGAATCGGAACGCAGCGGTTTTCGCCTGGACTGGCGCGCGAGAATTTGAACACAGTGGGGGACCACGGGCTCGGCTGAGGAGAGGTCGCCTGTCTGAGGTGCTACCAG GAGTTAGGATGTCAACTTTAACGCCAACAAAAAGGAAGCAGTGCTCTTTGAACCGGGACAT CCCATTATCAGATATTCCATCAAAGAAATTAATTTTGGACTTCACTGAAAATGTATTTCCATTACCTAATAAAAAGCACATTTGCCAAACCAGtgataaaaatgaaggaaagattCATTGCTCTCAACAAGGCCATTTGATTTCAAGTCCACTCAAAATGACTGAAAATAGATTGCCATCTGCAAATCAGGGTTCACCATTTAAATCTGCTGTGTCTGCTGTATCCTTTTACAACAAAGATAAGTGGTACCTCAATCCATTGGAGAGAAAGCTGATAAAAGAGAGTAGATCCATTGGTCTAAAAACTAATAATGAAGATAAAACATATTCCTATATGACAGAAAAAATGCAAGGAAAACCAGTCTGCTCCAAGAAGATGAACAAAAAACCACAGAAGAGTTTAACTGCTAAGTGTCAAGTGGGATATAAATGCATCAAGCCTGTATCAAAGAATTCTAAAAATTCCAAGCAGTACCGAGTGACCTATAAGCCAACTGTGCAGAATAATTGTTACTCAGCTGAAAATAATCTGAATGCTCCTCGAGTTCTAAGCCAGAAGGTCAAACCACAAGTTACCCTCCAGGGTGGAGCAGCTTTTTTTGTTAGTAGGAAAAAGCCCTCATTGAGAAAATCATCCCTGAAAGATAAGCCGTTACTGGGACtcacccagaaaaataaatcagaagttACTGAAGAATCTGATGGAGAGACTGTCACTGAAAGAAGTTTTGAGACAAGGCAAGCGCCAAAGTGTGTGTTAGTAGAAAAAGAACTGAACGTTGAGCTGTTGAGTGAAAGAAGTAAAAGTGAAGATAAATTAATAAAG GATGCATCAGATGGAGTCATTTCTTCAAGGGAATGTAAAACTGATGAAAATAAGAGTTGTCCTTCAGAGGAGTCTTTCAGTAAGAACAAGACAG TTTCTCCTGAGTCCATTGTCTATCCCATCTTCACTATGTCTTCAGTCAACACAAAAAG ATCTCTAGTTGAAGAACAGTCTTCTGTGGGGTCCACCACATCTACTAACTTCTTAAAACAAATCAACATACAGAAGAGTACTAATACCAGAGattcaaacaaagaaacaaaagaccagCTCATCATT GATGCAGGTCAGAAACATTTCGGAGCCACCATGTGTAAGTCCTGTGGCATGATCTACGCTGCTTCCAACCCCGAGGACGAACTGCAGCATGTACAGCATCACCACCGATTTGTGGAGGGAATCAAATATAca GGCTGGAAAAAAGAACGTGTTGTAGCAGAGTTTTGGGATGGGAAAATTGTGTTGGTCCTGCCGCGTGACCCGAGTTATGCTATCAGAAAG GTTGAAGATGTCCAGGAACTTGTTGATAATGAATTGGGCTTCCAGCAAGTTGTTCCCAAATatccaaacaaaaccaaaaccttgctgtttatctctGATGAAAAGAAAGTAGTTGGGTGTTTAATTGCAGAGCCCATCAAACAG GCCTTCCGTGTCATGTCTGAACCAACTGGCCCAGAAACCCCAAGCTCTAAAGAATGTCAGAGGGCTTGGCAATGTTCAGATGTACCGGAACCTGCAGTGTGTGGGATAAGTAGAATCTGGGTCTTCAGACTGAAAAGAAGAAAGCGCATTGCGCGACGCCTGGTGGACACGCTCAG gAATTGCTTCATGTTTGGCTGTTTTCTCAGCACTAATGAAATAGCATTTTCTGACCCAACACCAGATGGCAAGTTAtttgcaaccaagtactgcaaCACACCTAATTTCCTTGTATACAATTTTAATAGTTGA